One window of Etheostoma spectabile isolate EspeVRDwgs_2016 chromosome 6, UIUC_Espe_1.0, whole genome shotgun sequence genomic DNA carries:
- the zbtb32 gene encoding zinc finger and BTB domain-containing protein 16-A isoform X3, with protein MIRINNTQYSHFLQQADALRRSGSLCDAIISVKSKTFRAHRLVLACASRRLAQQLAQADIDSPVQCTLEYLSPHTFQQVLDFTYTQTLEVSVHDLHLLLRAAQLLEMQLLEDQCWKQLGNLHYRAREDSKKGEIICVKDEEEESAENNQKQKERPVQEEKLKETSSPLEEARDCIVMENLSPSDPDKNSNSQPSPRKKPKLPPVSATSHNRDHVFTRPASSSSSSSFSSPWTNMWSSVNTLRQLANYSSLIASHPLQSSNQSSAAYPFSLSTPHMFPLLGSHFQTPIHRSVMGYSVFHPDYTQKLHARSTGMRNIIKQGLLKRKNKSQRAFTGIVQTSEQSYHEVPKASRERVKDCRHCSTSLCDDPVLQESASTLSGCRFCGRGDVVQHEPQSNRPDHRGEKPYQCQHCPKKFSLKHQLDTHIRVHTGEKPFECRLCGQRSRDYSAMIKHLRTHGGATPYQCTACLEFCNSLAAMQRHIKSHAVQDFPPDWSINNTYLYNSHM; from the exons atgatCCGAATCAACAACACCCAATACTCCCACTTCCTGCAGCAGGCAGATGCCTTACGTCGCTCAGGGTCGCTCTGTGATGCCATCATCTCGGTGAAGAGTAAAACTTTTAGGGCTCATCGGCTGGTACTGGCTTGTGCTAGCAGACGTCTCGCGCAGCAGCTAGCCCAGGCAGACATAGACAGCCCAGTGCAGTGCACTCTGGAGTATTTATCACCCCACACCTTCCAGCAAGTTCTGGACTTCACCTACACACAGACTCTTGAAGTGTCTGTGCATGACCTCCACCTGCTGCTTAGAGCTGCTCAGTTGTTAGAGATGCAACTGCTGGAGGACCAGTGCTGGAAGCAGCTGGGCAATCTCCACTACAGAGCCAGAGAGGACAGCAAAAAGGGAGAAATCATATGCGTcaaagacgaagaagaagaaagtgcagagaacaatcaaaagCAAAAGGAAAGACCAGTTCAAGAGGAAAAACTAAAAGAGACGTCTTCCCCATTGGAGGAGGCAAGGGACTGCATTGTCATGGAAAACCTCTCGCCCTCTGATCCTGATAAGAACTCCAACAGTCAGCCGTCCCCAAGAAAGAAGCCCAAACTCCCCCCTGTGTCAGCAACATCCCATAACAGAGACCATGTCTTCACCAGGCctgccagcagcagcagtagttcctctttctcttctccctgGACAAACATGTGGAGCTCTGTGAACACCCTAAGGCAGTTAGCGAACTATTCAAGTTTAATTGCATCTCACCCCCTTCAGTCCTCAAACCAGTCCTCTGCAGCATACCCATtctccctctccaccccccacatGTTCCCTCTTCTAGGATCTCATTTTCAAACCCCTATTCACCGCTCTGTAATGGGCTACTCAGTCTTTCATCCAGATTACACACAAAAGCTTCATGCCAGGTCTACAGGGATGAGGAACATAATCAAGCAAGGCctgttaaaaaggaaaaacaaatcacagaGAGCATTTACTGGGATCGTTCAAACCAGCGAGCAGAG ttACCATGAGGTACCCAAAGCCAGCAGAGAGAGAGTTAAAGACTGCCGACACTGCAGTACAAGCCTCTGTGATGATCCAGTGCTGCAGGAGTCAGCCTCCACACTATCAG GTTGTCGATTCTGTGGAAGAGGAGATGTCGTTCAGCATGAACCACAATCCAATCGACCAGACCACAGAGGTGAAAAGCCCTACCAGTGCCAACACTGTCCCAAGAAGTTTAGTCTGAAACATCAACTTGACACACACATCCGCGTTCACACTG GAGAGAAACCCTTCGAGTGTCGTCTCTGTGGTCAGCGCTCACGGGACTACTCAGCCATGATCAAGCACCTGCGCACTCACGGTGGGGCCACGCCCTACCAGTGTACAGCGTGCCTGGAGTTCTGCAATAGCCTGGCCGCCATGCAGAGACACATCAAGAGCCACGCGGTGCAGGACTTCCCTCCTGACTGGAGCATCAACAACACCTATCTGTACAACTCACACATGTGA
- the zbtb32 gene encoding zinc finger and BTB domain-containing protein 16-A isoform X1 encodes MIRINNTQYSHFLQQADALRRSGSLCDAIISVKSKTFRAHRLVLACASRRLAQQLAQADIDSPVQCTLEYLSPHTFQQVLDFTYTQTLEVSVHDLHLLLRAAQLLEMQLLEDQCWKQLGNLHYRAREDSKKGEIICVKDEEEESAENNQKQKERPVQEEKLKETSSPLEEARDCIVMENLSPSDPDKNSNSQPSPRKKPKLPPVSATSHNRDHVFTRPASSSSSSSFSSPWTNMWSSVNTLRQLANYSSLIASHPLQSSNQSSAAYPFSLSTPHMFPLLGSHFQTPIHRSVMGYSVFHPDYTQKLHARSTGMRNIIKQGLLKRKNKSQRAFTGIVQTSEQSYHEVPKASRERVKDCRHCSTSLCDDPVLQESASTLSGKACAGCRFCGRGDVVQHEPQSNRPDHRGEKPYQCQHCPKKFSLKHQLDTHIRVHTGEKPFECRLCGQRSRDYSAMIKHLRTHGGATPYQCTACLEFCNSLAAMQRHIKSHAVQDFPPDWSINNTYLYNSHM; translated from the exons atgatCCGAATCAACAACACCCAATACTCCCACTTCCTGCAGCAGGCAGATGCCTTACGTCGCTCAGGGTCGCTCTGTGATGCCATCATCTCGGTGAAGAGTAAAACTTTTAGGGCTCATCGGCTGGTACTGGCTTGTGCTAGCAGACGTCTCGCGCAGCAGCTAGCCCAGGCAGACATAGACAGCCCAGTGCAGTGCACTCTGGAGTATTTATCACCCCACACCTTCCAGCAAGTTCTGGACTTCACCTACACACAGACTCTTGAAGTGTCTGTGCATGACCTCCACCTGCTGCTTAGAGCTGCTCAGTTGTTAGAGATGCAACTGCTGGAGGACCAGTGCTGGAAGCAGCTGGGCAATCTCCACTACAGAGCCAGAGAGGACAGCAAAAAGGGAGAAATCATATGCGTcaaagacgaagaagaagaaagtgcagagaacaatcaaaagCAAAAGGAAAGACCAGTTCAAGAGGAAAAACTAAAAGAGACGTCTTCCCCATTGGAGGAGGCAAGGGACTGCATTGTCATGGAAAACCTCTCGCCCTCTGATCCTGATAAGAACTCCAACAGTCAGCCGTCCCCAAGAAAGAAGCCCAAACTCCCCCCTGTGTCAGCAACATCCCATAACAGAGACCATGTCTTCACCAGGCctgccagcagcagcagtagttcctctttctcttctccctgGACAAACATGTGGAGCTCTGTGAACACCCTAAGGCAGTTAGCGAACTATTCAAGTTTAATTGCATCTCACCCCCTTCAGTCCTCAAACCAGTCCTCTGCAGCATACCCATtctccctctccaccccccacatGTTCCCTCTTCTAGGATCTCATTTTCAAACCCCTATTCACCGCTCTGTAATGGGCTACTCAGTCTTTCATCCAGATTACACACAAAAGCTTCATGCCAGGTCTACAGGGATGAGGAACATAATCAAGCAAGGCctgttaaaaaggaaaaacaaatcacagaGAGCATTTACTGGGATCGTTCAAACCAGCGAGCAGAG ttACCATGAGGTACCCAAAGCCAGCAGAGAGAGAGTTAAAGACTGCCGACACTGCAGTACAAGCCTCTGTGATGATCCAGTGCTGCAGGAGTCAGCCTCCACACTATCAG GCAAAGCCTGTGCAGGTTGTCGATTCTGTGGAAGAGGAGATGTCGTTCAGCATGAACCACAATCCAATCGACCAGACCACAGAGGTGAAAAGCCCTACCAGTGCCAACACTGTCCCAAGAAGTTTAGTCTGAAACATCAACTTGACACACACATCCGCGTTCACACTG GAGAGAAACCCTTCGAGTGTCGTCTCTGTGGTCAGCGCTCACGGGACTACTCAGCCATGATCAAGCACCTGCGCACTCACGGTGGGGCCACGCCCTACCAGTGTACAGCGTGCCTGGAGTTCTGCAATAGCCTGGCCGCCATGCAGAGACACATCAAGAGCCACGCGGTGCAGGACTTCCCTCCTGACTGGAGCATCAACAACACCTATCTGTACAACTCACACATGTGA
- the zbtb32 gene encoding zinc finger and BTB domain-containing protein 16-A isoform X2, with the protein MIRINNTQYSHFLQQADALRRSGSLCDAIISVKSKTFRAHRLVLACASRRLAQQLAQADIDSPVQCTLEYLSPHTFQQVLDFTYTQTLEVSVHDLHLLLRAAQLLEMQLLEDQCWKQLGNLHYRAREDSKKGEIICVKDEEEESAENNQKQKERPVQEEKLKETSSPLEEARDCIVMENLSPSDPDKNSNSQPSPRKKPKLPPVSATSHNRDHVFTRPASSSSSSSFSSPWTNMWSSVNTLRQLANYSSLIASHPLQSSNQSSAAYPFSLSTPHMFPLLGSHFQTPIHRSVMGYSVFHPDYTQKLHARSTGMRNIIKQGLLKRKNKSQRAFTGIVQTSEQSYHEVPKASRERVKDCRHCSTSLCDDPVLQESASTLSGNACAGCRFCGRGDVVQHEPQSNRPDHRGEKPYQCQHCPKKFSLKHQLDTHIRVHTGEKPFECRLCGQRSRDYSAMIKHLRTHGGATPYQCTACLEFCNSLAAMQRHIKSHAVQDFPPDWSINNTYLYNSHM; encoded by the exons atgatCCGAATCAACAACACCCAATACTCCCACTTCCTGCAGCAGGCAGATGCCTTACGTCGCTCAGGGTCGCTCTGTGATGCCATCATCTCGGTGAAGAGTAAAACTTTTAGGGCTCATCGGCTGGTACTGGCTTGTGCTAGCAGACGTCTCGCGCAGCAGCTAGCCCAGGCAGACATAGACAGCCCAGTGCAGTGCACTCTGGAGTATTTATCACCCCACACCTTCCAGCAAGTTCTGGACTTCACCTACACACAGACTCTTGAAGTGTCTGTGCATGACCTCCACCTGCTGCTTAGAGCTGCTCAGTTGTTAGAGATGCAACTGCTGGAGGACCAGTGCTGGAAGCAGCTGGGCAATCTCCACTACAGAGCCAGAGAGGACAGCAAAAAGGGAGAAATCATATGCGTcaaagacgaagaagaagaaagtgcagagaacaatcaaaagCAAAAGGAAAGACCAGTTCAAGAGGAAAAACTAAAAGAGACGTCTTCCCCATTGGAGGAGGCAAGGGACTGCATTGTCATGGAAAACCTCTCGCCCTCTGATCCTGATAAGAACTCCAACAGTCAGCCGTCCCCAAGAAAGAAGCCCAAACTCCCCCCTGTGTCAGCAACATCCCATAACAGAGACCATGTCTTCACCAGGCctgccagcagcagcagtagttcctctttctcttctccctgGACAAACATGTGGAGCTCTGTGAACACCCTAAGGCAGTTAGCGAACTATTCAAGTTTAATTGCATCTCACCCCCTTCAGTCCTCAAACCAGTCCTCTGCAGCATACCCATtctccctctccaccccccacatGTTCCCTCTTCTAGGATCTCATTTTCAAACCCCTATTCACCGCTCTGTAATGGGCTACTCAGTCTTTCATCCAGATTACACACAAAAGCTTCATGCCAGGTCTACAGGGATGAGGAACATAATCAAGCAAGGCctgttaaaaaggaaaaacaaatcacagaGAGCATTTACTGGGATCGTTCAAACCAGCGAGCAGAG ttACCATGAGGTACCCAAAGCCAGCAGAGAGAGAGTTAAAGACTGCCGACACTGCAGTACAAGCCTCTGTGATGATCCAGTGCTGCAGGAGTCAGCCTCCACACTATCAGGTAATG CCTGTGCAGGTTGTCGATTCTGTGGAAGAGGAGATGTCGTTCAGCATGAACCACAATCCAATCGACCAGACCACAGAGGTGAAAAGCCCTACCAGTGCCAACACTGTCCCAAGAAGTTTAGTCTGAAACATCAACTTGACACACACATCCGCGTTCACACTG GAGAGAAACCCTTCGAGTGTCGTCTCTGTGGTCAGCGCTCACGGGACTACTCAGCCATGATCAAGCACCTGCGCACTCACGGTGGGGCCACGCCCTACCAGTGTACAGCGTGCCTGGAGTTCTGCAATAGCCTGGCCGCCATGCAGAGACACATCAAGAGCCACGCGGTGCAGGACTTCCCTCCTGACTGGAGCATCAACAACACCTATCTGTACAACTCACACATGTGA